A region from the Flavobacterium enshiense genome encodes:
- a CDS encoding TSUP family transporter, whose product MSSTLFPVFLKTETARFLIVGGGNVGLEKTETLLRQNPDINIKLVASEISSALKEVLAKHPHIDFHERPFQEADLNETDFVIAATNNRTVNAEIKWQANERKILVNAADQPDLCDFYLGSIVKKGNLKIAISTNGKSPVLARRLREHLEEAIPDDINESIENLNQFRDKHKGDFQAKLALLNEITSSLIDDETPKKQGKKYKKLTFEIAVVFLALFFGYGLSTVISVQDLNSFASDIPPAFYAMIAVGFFAQMVDGAVGLGYGVTCATSMMLFGVKLPAISGSIHTAEMFSSGISGFSHYKFGNVNKKLLLWLAVPGVIGAVSGALLLVYLGNKYETITYAILASYTMIIGIRLIIIAFRKKIVKQKVRNTGILGFSGGLLDAFGGGGWGPIVTSTLLSKGRKSSYVVGTVSLAEFFVTLAASLTFFASIGVSHWYIVVGLILGGSLAAPLAARVAGKLPQKTAILAVAFLVIVFSIRMLFKII is encoded by the coding sequence ATGAGTAGTACATTATTTCCGGTATTCCTGAAAACCGAAACCGCCCGATTTTTGATCGTTGGGGGCGGCAATGTAGGTTTGGAAAAAACGGAAACCTTATTAAGACAGAATCCCGACATAAATATAAAATTGGTGGCCAGTGAAATTTCATCGGCTTTGAAAGAAGTTTTGGCGAAACATCCTCATATTGATTTTCACGAACGTCCATTTCAGGAAGCCGATTTGAATGAAACCGATTTTGTGATAGCAGCCACAAACAATAGAACAGTTAATGCCGAAATTAAGTGGCAGGCCAACGAACGGAAAATATTGGTCAATGCCGCAGATCAGCCGGATTTATGCGATTTCTACCTGGGTTCGATTGTAAAGAAAGGAAATCTGAAAATCGCTATTTCCACCAACGGAAAATCGCCTGTCTTGGCAAGGCGTTTGCGCGAACATCTGGAAGAAGCGATTCCAGATGATATCAATGAAAGCATTGAAAATCTGAATCAATTCAGGGACAAGCACAAAGGTGATTTTCAGGCGAAACTGGCATTATTGAATGAAATCACATCCTCTTTGATTGACGACGAAACCCCTAAAAAACAAGGAAAAAAATATAAGAAACTGACGTTTGAAATTGCGGTGGTTTTCCTGGCGCTTTTCTTTGGTTACGGATTGTCGACGGTGATTTCGGTTCAGGATTTGAATTCTTTTGCGAGTGATATTCCGCCCGCTTTTTATGCGATGATAGCGGTTGGTTTTTTTGCGCAAATGGTGGATGGGGCTGTAGGATTAGGCTATGGCGTGACTTGTGCCACGAGCATGATGTTGTTTGGAGTCAAACTGCCGGCCATCAGCGGAAGCATTCATACGGCGGAAATGTTTTCCAGCGGTATCAGTGGTTTTTCGCATTATAAATTCGGAAATGTCAATAAGAAACTGTTGCTGTGGCTGGCAGTTCCCGGAGTAATAGGAGCAGTGAGCGGTGCTTTGCTGTTGGTTTACCTCGGTAATAAATACGAAACCATTACCTATGCTATTTTGGCTTCTTATACGATGATTATCGGAATTCGCTTGATTATCATTGCTTTCCGAAAGAAAATAGTAAAACAAAAAGTGAGAAATACGGGGATTTTAGGTTTTTCCGGCGGACTTTTGGATGCTTTTGGAGGAGGAGGCTGGGGACCGATCGTGACCTCTACACTTTTATCCAAAGGAAGAAAATCAAGTTATGTTGTGGGAACGGTAAGTCTGGCTGAGTTTTTTGTAACCTTGGCGGCTTCACTGACCTTTTTTGCTTCGATAGGCGTCAGCCATTGGTATATAGTGGTTGGATTGATACTCGGCGGATCGTTGGCAGCACCGTTAGCGGCTAGAGTGGCAGGTAAACTTCCCCAAAAAACGGCAATATTGGCCGTTGCTTTTCTGGTAATTGTTTTCAGTATCCGGATGTTGTTTAAAATTATATAA
- a CDS encoding YceI family protein: protein MKQLKSIALALVVALGTLTATAQTTKKVDVSKSNIGWVGKKVTGQHEGTIALKEGALVFKGKKLAGGNFTVDMTSINVTDMQAGNGKEKLEGHLKNDDFFGSEKFATSKLVFKTIAAKGNNTYTVTADLTIKGITNPITFDMVVAKNTATTKLMVDRTKYDIKYASKSFFDSIGDKAIYDEFELNVTLAI, encoded by the coding sequence ATGAAACAATTAAAATCAATTGCATTGGCATTAGTAGTAGCTTTAGGAACATTAACAGCTACAGCTCAAACAACAAAAAAAGTAGATGTATCGAAAAGTAACATTGGGTGGGTTGGTAAAAAAGTAACCGGTCAGCACGAAGGAACAATTGCTCTTAAAGAGGGTGCTTTAGTATTCAAAGGAAAAAAATTAGCAGGTGGTAACTTCACAGTGGATATGACTTCCATCAATGTAACTGACATGCAAGCAGGAAATGGAAAAGAAAAATTAGAAGGTCACTTAAAAAATGATGACTTCTTCGGTTCAGAAAAATTTGCTACTTCAAAATTAGTTTTCAAAACTATCGCTGCTAAAGGTAACAACACTTATACTGTTACTGCCGACTTAACAATCAAAGGAATCACAAACCCTATTACTTTTGACATGGTTGTTGCAAAAAATACAGCTACAACTAAATTGATGGTTGACAGAACTAAATATGACATCAAATACGCTTCTAAATCGTTCTTCGACAGCATTGGAGACAAAGCTATCTATGATGAATTTGAATTGAATGTTACTTTAGCAATCTAA
- a CDS encoding NAD(P)H-dependent oxidoreductase encodes MSNFIKHQNWRYATKKFDASKKISEHDLEILKEAIRLSSSSYGLQPYKVIIVENPELRAKIQPVAWGQTQITEASHLFVFANMVNLGEKEIDKYIANIAETRGIPAENLEGYGDFMKSKIISLPENVKNNWTSKQTYLALGNLLNAAAELQIDATPMEGFEAEKVNEILGLDALGLNASLIATVGYRHEEDATQHNVKVRKSKKELFINL; translated from the coding sequence ATGAGCAATTTCATAAAACATCAAAACTGGCGTTATGCCACCAAAAAATTCGATGCTTCCAAAAAAATATCGGAACACGATTTGGAAATATTAAAAGAAGCCATCCGATTAAGTTCTTCTTCTTATGGTTTACAACCTTATAAAGTTATTATCGTTGAAAACCCTGAATTAAGAGCAAAAATACAACCGGTGGCTTGGGGACAAACCCAAATTACAGAAGCGTCTCACCTGTTCGTTTTTGCCAATATGGTAAATTTAGGCGAAAAAGAAATAGACAAGTATATTGCCAACATAGCTGAAACCAGAGGAATTCCAGCTGAAAATTTGGAAGGTTACGGAGATTTCATGAAATCTAAAATTATATCTTTACCGGAAAATGTAAAGAACAACTGGACTTCAAAGCAAACGTATCTGGCTTTAGGAAATTTACTGAATGCTGCTGCCGAACTTCAGATTGATGCCACTCCGATGGAAGGTTTCGAAGCAGAAAAAGTAAATGAAATCCTCGGACTGGATGCATTAGGATTGAATGCGTCACTAATTGCTACCGTTGGTTACCGTCATGAAGAGGACGCAACGCAGCATAATGTGAAAGTCCGCAAATCAAAAAAAGAATTATTTATCAATTTATAA
- a CDS encoding MarR family winged helix-turn-helix transcriptional regulator encodes MKIEEIIKSTKELTTAKKTVLNIFYTQNIVSDKFSEILKPYDLSGEQYNVLRILRGQNGKATNMCDIQERMLAKTSNTTRLVDKLLLKDLVTREVCPENRRKMEVTITEKGMQLLTDLDPKVENHEHLFSQNLTQDELEQLNNLLEKYRTI; translated from the coding sequence ATGAAAATCGAAGAAATCATAAAATCGACAAAAGAATTAACTACGGCTAAAAAGACCGTGCTTAATATCTTCTACACGCAAAATATCGTTTCCGACAAATTTTCAGAAATACTAAAACCTTATGATCTGTCCGGGGAACAATATAATGTACTCCGAATTTTGAGAGGACAAAACGGCAAAGCCACTAATATGTGCGATATCCAGGAACGAATGCTGGCCAAAACAAGTAACACTACCCGATTGGTCGACAAACTTTTACTGAAAGACCTGGTTACCCGAGAAGTCTGCCCTGAAAACAGGAGAAAAATGGAGGTAACTATTACCGAAAAAGGAATGCAGTTGTTAACCGATCTGGATCCGAAAGTAGAGAATCACGAACATCTCTTTTCTCAAAACCTGACACAGGATGAACTGGAACAATTAAATAATTTATTAGAAAAATACAGAACAATTTAA
- a CDS encoding TlpA disulfide reductase family protein, which yields MRSLSILLLFTGFLSFAQINKGEAGADLKPTRIYNSEGVKIASFDFNSLEPILHKNDDTIYVINFWATWCLPCVKELPYFEQINKKYRNKNVKVILVSIDMPKKVESALIPFVKKKKLESEIIHLDDPDANAWIEKVDKSWSGSIPATIIYNSKTRKFYERSFTFEELEKEVLTTINK from the coding sequence GTGAGAAGTTTGTCCATTCTTTTGTTATTTACTGGTTTTTTATCCTTCGCGCAAATCAATAAGGGTGAAGCTGGTGCTGATTTGAAACCCACCAGGATTTATAATAGTGAAGGGGTTAAGATTGCTTCCTTTGATTTTAATTCCCTTGAACCCATTCTGCATAAAAATGACGATACAATTTATGTGATTAATTTTTGGGCTACATGGTGTTTGCCTTGTGTAAAGGAATTGCCTTATTTCGAACAGATTAATAAGAAATACAGAAATAAAAACGTAAAAGTGATATTGGTCAGTATAGATATGCCAAAGAAGGTGGAATCCGCTTTGATTCCATTTGTGAAGAAAAAAAAGCTGGAGTCTGAAATTATTCATCTTGATGATCCCGACGCTAATGCCTGGATAGAAAAAGTCGATAAAAGCTGGAGCGGGTCAATTCCGGCTACGATAATCTATAACAGTAAAACCAGAAAGTTCTACGAGCGCTCCTTTACATTTGAAGAACTTGAAAAAGAAGTATTAACAACAATCAACAAATAA
- a CDS encoding thioredoxin family protein yields the protein MKTVKIAALVLLVSIVSAFTLVKSELGGYQIGDVATDFSLQNVDTKKVSLSDFKDAKGFIVVFTCNHCPYAKAYEERIMALDKKYKKLGYPVVAINPNNPAVQPDDSFEMMQKRAKEKGYTFPYLFDEGQKIYPQYGATKTPHVYILEKTKAGNVVKYIGAIDDNYSDESAVKTKYVENAVDALLKNQEVPVKTTKAIGCSIKA from the coding sequence ATGAAAACAGTCAAAATTGCAGCATTAGTGTTATTGGTGAGCATCGTGAGTGCTTTTACCTTGGTTAAATCAGAGTTGGGAGGTTATCAGATTGGTGACGTTGCTACCGATTTCAGCCTTCAAAATGTAGACACGAAAAAAGTATCTTTAAGTGATTTTAAAGATGCGAAGGGATTTATAGTTGTTTTTACATGTAATCATTGTCCATATGCAAAAGCCTACGAAGAGAGAATTATGGCTTTGGACAAGAAATACAAAAAATTGGGTTATCCCGTTGTTGCAATCAATCCCAACAATCCTGCTGTTCAACCTGATGACAGTTTTGAAATGATGCAGAAAAGAGCAAAAGAAAAAGGATATACTTTCCCGTATTTATTTGATGAAGGCCAAAAAATTTATCCACAGTACGGAGCTACTAAAACGCCTCATGTGTACATTCTGGAGAAAACCAAAGCCGGCAATGTTGTGAAATATATTGGAGCTATTGATGACAACTATTCAGATGAATCGGCCGTAAAGACAAAATATGTTGAAAATGCTGTAGATGCTCTTTTAAAGAATCAGGAGGTTCCGGTAAAAACAACCAAAGCTATTGGATGTTCCATCAAAGCATAG
- a CDS encoding rhodanese-like domain-containing protein, with protein sequence MNISQEQWWQGAQDNENAVMLDVRTEGEWNEGIIPGAINIDIYKGQGFIYKLDELDKSKKYYVYCRSGARSGQACNIMQQMGFENAFNLSGGIMEWDGPVVSPE encoded by the coding sequence ATGAATATTTCACAAGAACAATGGTGGCAAGGTGCTCAGGATAATGAAAATGCTGTAATGCTTGATGTAAGAACGGAAGGTGAATGGAATGAAGGTATTATACCAGGAGCAATTAACATCGATATTTATAAAGGACAGGGTTTCATCTATAAATTGGATGAACTTGATAAATCAAAAAAATATTATGTGTATTGCCGTTCTGGAGCCCGCAGTGGTCAGGCATGTAACATTATGCAACAAATGGGTTTTGAAAACGCATTCAACCTTTCCGGAGGTATAATGGAGTGGGACGGACCTGTTGTTTCACCAGAATAA
- a CDS encoding Crp/Fnr family transcriptional regulator, producing MSKCEQCIVREFSALKALNKDELLKLSDCKTSFTVKKGETIFEESDILDGIYCVKDGVCKLTKLSSNGKDQIVKLVTKGELLGQRSLISEEPTNLGAIALEDMQVCFVPKSQVMEFFNANNKFSLSMMKNVCHDLKEADNVLVNLAQKSVKERLAITLLYLEDTFGINEDDSLKIQLSREEISSIIGTATESCIRLLSEFNKIGLIELTGKKIILKDKKGLRKLAE from the coding sequence ATGAGTAAATGTGAGCAATGCATTGTTAGGGAGTTCAGCGCCTTAAAAGCCCTGAATAAGGATGAATTACTAAAGCTTTCCGATTGTAAAACTTCCTTTACCGTAAAAAAAGGCGAAACTATTTTTGAAGAAAGCGACATTCTTGATGGAATTTATTGTGTTAAAGACGGCGTTTGCAAACTTACCAAGCTAAGTTCTAACGGTAAAGACCAGATTGTCAAACTAGTAACAAAAGGAGAACTATTAGGACAACGTTCCCTGATTAGCGAAGAGCCTACCAATTTGGGAGCGATTGCTTTGGAAGATATGCAGGTATGTTTTGTTCCTAAAAGTCAGGTAATGGAATTTTTCAACGCAAACAACAAATTTTCACTTAGTATGATGAAAAATGTTTGCCATGATTTAAAAGAAGCCGATAACGTTTTGGTGAACCTGGCTCAAAAAAGTGTAAAAGAAAGGCTTGCCATTACACTTTTATATCTTGAAGACACCTTTGGAATTAACGAAGACGACTCTTTGAAAATTCAGTTGTCTAGAGAGGAGATTTCCAGTATAATTGGAACCGCTACAGAAAGTTGCATCCGATTACTTTCGGAATTCAACAAAATCGGTCTGATTGAACTTACCGGAAAAAAAATAATATTGAAAGACAAAAAAGGGCTTAGAAAATTAGCCGAATAA